From the Stigmatella erecta genome, one window contains:
- a CDS encoding HEAT repeat domain-containing protein, producing the protein MGIFDIFGGASPEKALKLKPKVTQKYGDPASRQKAIQQLGEMKFPEAVTVLLARFTITVEPLTTDADEKEHVFELIKGFGKDAVAPLQDFLRKSDQAASWALRLLGELLPESEVIGTCVDTLAHLSNHYTRDPEKKVVLLHAVTDKADPRIAPAVLPFLEDMSDDVKIAALKALASMKHEPAREPILRLLTSDDTARRVQTAALAALHTSGFGVQGYQDKVQALLVEPYVLDKQGIVVKRQA; encoded by the coding sequence ATGGGCATCTTCGACATCTTCGGTGGCGCCAGCCCCGAGAAAGCCCTCAAGCTCAAACCCAAGGTGACCCAGAAGTACGGGGATCCGGCCTCGCGGCAGAAGGCCATCCAGCAGCTCGGGGAGATGAAGTTTCCCGAGGCCGTCACCGTGCTCCTGGCCCGCTTCACCATCACCGTGGAGCCGCTGACCACGGACGCGGATGAGAAGGAGCACGTCTTCGAGCTCATCAAGGGCTTCGGCAAGGACGCGGTGGCCCCCTTGCAGGACTTCCTCCGCAAGAGCGATCAGGCCGCCTCCTGGGCCCTGCGCCTGCTGGGCGAGCTGCTCCCCGAGTCCGAGGTCATCGGCACCTGCGTGGACACGCTCGCCCACCTGAGCAACCACTACACGCGCGACCCCGAGAAGAAGGTCGTCCTGCTGCACGCCGTCACCGACAAGGCGGATCCGCGCATCGCCCCCGCCGTCCTGCCCTTCCTGGAGGACATGTCGGACGATGTGAAGATCGCCGCCCTCAAGGCGCTGGCCTCCATGAAGCACGAGCCCGCCCGGGAGCCCATCCTCCGGCTGCTCACCTCGGATGACACCGCCCGCCGCGTGCAGACCGCCGCCCTGGCGGCCCTCCACACCAGTGGCTTCGGCGTCCAGGGCTACCAGGACAAAGTCCAGGCCCTGCTCGTGGAGCCCTACGTGCTGGACAAACAGGGGATTGTCGTCAAACGGCAAGCCTGA
- the dnaJ gene encoding molecular chaperone DnaJ: MADDYYQILEVPRTASAEDIKKSFRKLARTHHPDVNPGNKAAEERFKRINNAFEVLSDPQKRKLYDEFGEDAAKLGFDEKKAEAFRAYRSGRGRGGGGGIPYPSAGGAGAGADFDLGDLFGEIFGRSGGGGFDINEVLRRQAGPRSPGRGEDITAQVSLSLAEAITGTERTLAVQRPGRCQRCNGKGEAGATGPCPTCKGSGRLRRSAGMPFSGACPTCNGTGRAAEPCPECGGDGVVEENTRLTVKVPAGVQTGSRVRLAGQGAAGTRGGPPGDLYLETDVAEHPLVRREGDDLYLDLPITVSEAVLGAEVKVPTFQGEVTVKVPPLSQSGRKMRLKGRGAPSLKGGTPGDLYLLLQVKVPEEATAEVKAAAEALARAYPRDVRQELKL; encoded by the coding sequence CAGATCCTTGAGGTTCCTCGGACGGCGTCCGCGGAGGACATCAAGAAGTCCTTCCGCAAGCTGGCCCGCACGCACCACCCCGACGTCAATCCGGGGAACAAGGCCGCGGAGGAGCGCTTCAAGCGGATCAACAACGCCTTCGAGGTGCTCTCGGATCCACAGAAGCGCAAGCTCTACGACGAGTTCGGCGAGGACGCCGCGAAGCTCGGCTTCGACGAGAAGAAGGCCGAGGCCTTCCGGGCTTACCGTTCCGGCCGGGGCCGGGGCGGCGGCGGCGGAATCCCCTACCCCTCGGCCGGGGGCGCAGGCGCGGGCGCTGACTTCGACCTGGGCGATCTCTTCGGGGAAATCTTTGGCCGCTCGGGCGGCGGGGGCTTCGACATCAACGAGGTCCTCCGGCGGCAAGCCGGGCCTCGCAGTCCTGGCCGCGGGGAAGACATCACCGCCCAGGTTTCCCTTAGCCTCGCCGAGGCCATCACGGGCACCGAGCGGACCCTGGCCGTCCAGCGCCCCGGCCGCTGCCAGCGCTGCAACGGCAAGGGCGAGGCGGGCGCCACCGGCCCCTGTCCGACCTGCAAGGGCTCGGGCCGCCTGCGCCGCTCCGCAGGCATGCCCTTCTCGGGCGCCTGCCCCACGTGCAATGGCACCGGCCGCGCCGCCGAGCCCTGTCCCGAGTGTGGCGGGGACGGCGTCGTCGAGGAGAACACGCGCCTGACCGTGAAGGTCCCCGCCGGCGTCCAGACGGGCTCCCGCGTCCGGCTGGCCGGGCAGGGCGCGGCGGGCACCCGCGGCGGCCCCCCGGGCGACCTGTACCTCGAGACCGACGTGGCCGAGCACCCCCTGGTGCGCCGCGAAGGGGACGATCTGTACCTGGACCTGCCCATCACCGTCTCCGAGGCGGTGCTTGGCGCCGAGGTGAAGGTCCCCACCTTCCAGGGCGAGGTGACCGTCAAGGTCCCTCCCCTCTCCCAGTCCGGCCGCAAGATGCGCCTCAAGGGCCGGGGGGCCCCCTCACTCAAGGGGGGGACGCCCGGAGACCTGTACCTTCTGCTCCAGGTCAAGGTCCCCGAGGAGGCCACCGCCGAGGTGAAGGCCGCCGCCGAAGCCCTGGCCCGGGCCTATCCCCGGGACGTCCGGCAGGAGCTGAAGCTCTAG
- a CDS encoding hybrid sensor histidine kinase/response regulator encodes MRSKNKGPRLAEVVELRPQVKKSPPKSPPKRPTKPLTPVDAEETGRALLEMTRHLTTSASTTEVLRVQLQTLFNLLKPKVCYVARHFPERNQLHVEHVRGRYDERVAAAIPNEGVIGRAFSQNAVLREDETIAVPLEGPQGVTGCLAILSPRRDVPDTLLKALAGQLTAAYEVARLKDDSARRNKDLQTAIAGLKSLEQNREELLGNVSHDLKNPLTTIKAYLTLVGREKLGPLSDGQRRAVQICERNSDRMLRMVNDLLLMSRLQSGKMQLTQRAFGIKAVAEEVMRALAALAEHTQVRLHLPPCPEVFVRGDRERISEAIHNLVENGIHQCEEGGTVEVRVAIDEQLALLTVKDTGPGLSPEDLEHIFDPFYRSSPGTPRPSGGRLGLPLVAKILSLHGGRVDATSVVGQGSSFQMVLPMFAGAISTPELAQAAPRAGGILLVEDDLDCREVLQQVLEQEGYRVMATSGAAEARSILSHIRPAMVLLDLRLSQEDGRSVLHFIRSTESLADVSVYIISGASDVASLTSGRGMDRIDGYFEKPLQLPRLLDTVANVVRPSRRGPPAS; translated from the coding sequence GTGCGCTCCAAGAACAAGGGTCCCCGTCTCGCCGAAGTCGTCGAGCTGCGGCCTCAGGTGAAGAAGTCTCCCCCGAAGTCTCCTCCCAAGCGGCCCACGAAGCCATTGACCCCCGTTGATGCCGAGGAGACGGGGCGCGCCCTGCTGGAGATGACGCGCCACCTCACCACCAGCGCCAGCACCACCGAGGTGCTCCGCGTCCAGCTGCAGACCCTCTTCAACCTGCTCAAGCCCAAGGTCTGCTACGTCGCCCGGCACTTCCCCGAGCGCAACCAGCTTCACGTCGAGCACGTGCGCGGCCGCTACGATGAGCGCGTGGCCGCCGCCATCCCCAACGAGGGGGTGATCGGCCGCGCCTTCTCCCAGAACGCCGTGCTGCGCGAGGACGAGACCATCGCCGTGCCCCTGGAGGGCCCCCAGGGCGTCACCGGCTGCCTGGCCATCCTCTCGCCCCGGCGCGATGTGCCGGACACCCTGCTGAAGGCCCTGGCCGGCCAGCTCACCGCCGCCTACGAGGTCGCCCGCCTCAAGGACGACTCCGCCCGCCGCAACAAGGACCTGCAGACGGCCATCGCCGGCCTCAAGAGCCTGGAGCAGAACCGCGAGGAGCTGCTCGGCAACGTCTCGCACGATCTGAAGAACCCCCTCACCACCATCAAGGCCTACCTGACGCTGGTGGGCCGCGAGAAGCTCGGCCCCCTCAGCGATGGCCAGCGCCGCGCGGTGCAGATCTGCGAGCGGAACTCCGACCGCATGCTGCGCATGGTGAACGACTTGCTGCTCATGTCCCGGCTTCAGTCCGGGAAGATGCAGCTCACCCAGCGCGCCTTTGGCATCAAGGCGGTGGCCGAGGAAGTCATGCGGGCCCTGGCGGCCCTCGCCGAGCACACCCAGGTGCGCCTGCACCTGCCCCCCTGCCCCGAGGTGTTCGTCCGCGGCGACCGGGAGCGCATCTCCGAGGCCATCCACAACCTCGTGGAGAACGGCATCCACCAGTGCGAGGAGGGCGGCACCGTCGAGGTCCGCGTCGCCATCGACGAGCAGCTCGCCCTGCTCACCGTGAAGGACACGGGCCCCGGGCTCTCCCCGGAGGACCTGGAGCACATCTTCGATCCGTTCTACCGCTCCAGCCCCGGTACCCCCCGCCCCTCCGGCGGCCGGCTCGGCCTGCCGCTGGTGGCGAAGATCCTCTCGCTGCATGGCGGGCGCGTGGATGCCACCAGCGTGGTGGGACAGGGCTCCTCCTTCCAGATGGTGCTGCCCATGTTCGCCGGGGCCATCAGCACCCCGGAGCTGGCGCAGGCCGCCCCGCGCGCCGGCGGCATCCTCCTGGTCGAGGACGACCTGGATTGCCGGGAAGTGCTCCAGCAGGTGCTCGAGCAGGAGGGCTACCGGGTGATGGCCACCTCCGGCGCCGCCGAGGCCCGCTCCATCCTCTCGCACATCCGCCCGGCCATGGTGCTGCTGGACCTGCGGCTGAGCCAGGAGGATGGGCGCTCCGTGCTGCACTTCATCCGCAGCACCGAGTCCCTGGCGGACGTCTCCGTCTACATCATCTCGGGCGCCAGCGACGTGGCCTCGCTCACCTCGGGCCGGGGCATGGACCGCATCGATGGCTACTTCGAGAAGCCCCTCCAGTTGCCCCGCCTGCTGGACACCGTGGCCAACGTGGTCCGCCCGAGCCGCCGGGGCCCTCCGGCCTCTTAG